A single window of Collinsella aerofaciens DNA harbors:
- the proC gene encoding pyrroline-5-carboxylate reductase, whose amino-acid sequence MKIGFVGFGNMASAMADGWIAAGVAASDMCACAGHYDALVERCKARGIVACRDAAEVVAASDIVVAAVKPYMIEKVFASFKDTLADKVVLSVAWTWDSAKWEKVLPGVAHISTVPNTPVSVGEGVIACEKSSTLNGEQRAVVLDLLGKLGTVVELDTSLLFVGGTVGGCAPAFVAMAIEALGDAAVKHGIPRADAYRIVSQMVLGTAKLQLATGQHPAAMKDAVCSPGGATIKGVVALEDAGMRSALVKAIDATLQ is encoded by the coding sequence ATGAAGATCGGATTTGTCGGTTTTGGCAATATGGCGAGCGCTATGGCCGATGGCTGGATCGCCGCCGGTGTGGCTGCGAGCGATATGTGCGCCTGCGCGGGCCACTACGACGCCTTGGTCGAGCGTTGTAAGGCGCGTGGGATAGTTGCCTGTCGTGATGCGGCGGAGGTTGTCGCTGCATCCGATATCGTGGTTGCTGCGGTCAAGCCGTACATGATCGAGAAGGTCTTCGCTTCGTTCAAGGACACCCTTGCCGACAAGGTTGTCCTTTCGGTCGCCTGGACTTGGGATAGCGCCAAGTGGGAAAAGGTCCTGCCGGGTGTCGCACATATTTCGACGGTGCCCAACACGCCGGTTTCGGTGGGCGAGGGCGTCATCGCCTGCGAGAAGTCCTCTACGCTCAACGGCGAGCAGCGTGCCGTGGTGCTCGACCTGCTCGGTAAGCTTGGCACCGTCGTCGAGCTCGACACGAGTCTGCTGTTTGTGGGCGGTACCGTGGGCGGTTGCGCACCGGCATTTGTCGCCATGGCGATTGAAGCCTTGGGCGACGCGGCCGTCAAGCACGGTATCCCGCGCGCCGATGCCTATCGCATTGTGAGCCAGATGGTGCTGGGCACGGCAAAGCTACAGCTTGCGACTGGCCAGCATCCTGCGGCGATGAAGGATGCCGTATGCTCACCCGGTGGCGCCACCATCAAGGGCGTCGTCGCGCTCGAGGACGCCGGCATGCGCAGCGCTCTGGTCAAGGCCATCGACGCCACCCTCCAGTAA